The ANME-2 cluster archaeon sequence CTGTTGAAATTATTAAGCAGCACACTGGCATGCATCGGAATTCCCAGGTCCATTTCATGCAGCAATGCCAACGCACCGAACTCGCCCACGATCAGTGCGTCCACCCCGGCATCCACGCCACGCATCACGTGCTCGATATACATCTCCTCAAGTGTATCAGCCATAAATGGGGTATTGACAGTATAATCCACAAGTACGCCCCTGTCATGGGCATACGTTACAATATCCGAAAGCTCGGCCTGATCTTTTGCGTTGCAGCTCCTGCCCCTGCCTGAAAGGTTCAGGTTCACAAGTCCAGGTGTCTCCAGGCCCAGGTAAATCTCATCAGCACCTGCTTCTATTACATTAACAGCCGTGGCCATGGATTCGGCAGGAGCCATAAGGTTCATCTTATTTTGGGAGCCCATAGATCATAATTCCTTAAGGGCCTGTGCGAGCATGGGCGCAACCGTGACCCTGCTAACTGCTCTTTCAATGGTATCAGTAGCGATCAGGTCCTTTACGCCGGAATGATATAGTTTGTTTACGGCACTGCCAGCCAGTACCGGGTGGATGCAGGCAACATATACATCGAGCGCACCCTGTTCCCCAAGCATTCGCACGGCCTCTGCCATAGTACCGCCTGTGGATATTATATCATCCAGTATCACCACATCCCTGCCCCTGACATCAAGGTTCTTTGGGCTTACTTCCACAGTGTCGCCACTTATCCGTTTCTTTTCCAGGTGATCATATTCGATCCCCATTTCCTTTGCAGCCGAAGCTGCCAGTTCTTTTGCACCCTTATCAGGAGCTAATATCACTGGATCGTGCAGATCCATAACACTGACAAATCGCCCCATCAAAGGTGCGACATTGACATTAACGGAATTGCACCTGAAGTAGTTGATTACAGAATCCTCGTGTATATTCACTGTAATCATATTATCGGCTTCAATGGTCCGGGCCACGGCCCTGGCACTGAGAGCTTCACCCTGGTTGAATATCTTGTCCTGCCTGGCATAGCCCATATAGGGGATCACAACATGGATAAGATCGGCAGAACTACATGCATCAATAAGCTGCAGCAGTAATATTAGATCCGAATCGGTTGTTGTACTCTGCACTATGACAGCTTCCGGGCCGATGTCATCCATGATACGGATATACTTTTCATCATCCGGGAACGTTTTGAACTTACACAGCGCAAGTTCGCAATTCAGTTCTGCTGCCACTCTGCTTGCTAAAAGTTGAGATGCGGGTCCTCCGATTATTTTCAAAGTCAAATCCCTCAAATAATCATTCTGGGCATGTAGTATATTCTAATATAACATAAAATAACGTTTTTATGGTTAAACAACAGTAACAAAAAACTTACAAATCCTCCCTCCCATTGATACCCCTGGACTTAGCTAAGTGGAAATCCGTGGTTCGTGACATATATGGCTGAAAACAGCTCTATATTCTATTTCCCCCACACCATGCTAAAAAGAAATACCTGATACATTACTTCAAATAACTATGGAAAAATTTATCATAGAATACCTTCGCAACATTAACTAAAAAATGGGGAACAAATCATAACTGCAATTAAAGTACCGCCGGAAAAAGAACCCGATTTCCTGATACCCGGCATCAAGAAGAACGTATTCGTCCTGGGACTGGTCAGCCTGTTCACTGACATTGCCAGTGAGATGCTCTACCCCATAGTCCCCCTGTTCCTCACCCTGGTATTAGGTGCACCCATGGCACTGGTCGGGCTTATCGAAGGAGCCGCCGAAAGCACAGCCAGTATCCTGAAAGTAGTATCAGGCTGGTATTCGGATAAGACCACAAAGCGCAAACCATTCGTAGTCGCCGGATACAGCATCTCAGCCATCTCAAAACCCCTTATGGCACTGGCATACGGCTGGCCACTTGTCCTGGTCGCCAGGCTCATGGACCGGACAGGCAAAGGACTGCGCACCTCGGCCAGGGATGCCCTCATAGCAGATTCCTCTGATGCCGCACACAGGGGCCGGTCATTCGGACTGCACAGGTCAATGGATACCATAGGTGCTGTTGCAGGCCCGCTCATCGCACTTGGGGTGCTCTACCTATCAGGCGACAACTACCGGCTGGTATTCCTTGCCGCCTTCATACCCGGACTGCTCAGCATCATACTGGTCACCTTTTTTGTATCAGAACGCAAGCGTCCGGTAACTGAACGGATATCGTTCAAGGTATCTGATTTTGGCAGGGACTATAAAGTATTCCTCTTAATAACAGCTATTTTCGCACTGGGTAACTCAAGTAATGTGTTTTTGATCCTGCGGGCAGAAAATCTTGGTTTTTCCTTCTACATGGTAATATTAAGTTATGTCCTGTTCAACATTGTATCTTCCCTTGGCGCATTTCCGCTGGGCACACTTTCAGACCGATGGGGACGGCGGAATATAATGAGTGCCGGTTTTATAGTCTTCGGGATTGTGTACTTTGGATTTGCATGGGTACATCAAAGTATCTACATCTGGCTGCTTTTCATAATCTATGGTCTATACGAAGCACTTACAGAAGGTATTGGAAAAGCCTATGTTGTAGATTTGGTCCCTTCAGGCAAAAGAGGGACTGCCCTGGGGATATACCATGCCGCTTCAGGGTTCATGATGCTCTTTGCAAGTATCATTGCCGGTCTTTTGTGGGATATTCTCGGCCCGTCTGCCCCCTTTATCTACGGCGGTGCAGTAGCGGCCTTATCTGCCATGTTGCTTGTCGTGCTTATGCCGGGTGATCACAGGTCGTAGCAGGTCACCGGGGTAAATTTATAGGTGTACAAACAAATTGTTTATTAAATAATAAATTATTGTAACTATTCAGCCTGTAAAACATTATCATAAGCCGTTACCCCTACTTATATAATATCTTTGCATTTATGAAATCGATATCGGAAGACATTAGCTATGAATGTTTCATAAAAAGCTAAAAATATACTTTCGTCATCAGTAGCCATTATTTGTATGGCTGAATAGTTACAAATTATTTATTATTTAACAAGGGGCTGGTTGCAGTGCGGTTCATAAGATTTCGTAGATATGAGGTAGCTAAAAGATACACCAAGATAGTGGATACTCTCCTGAACTATGAGTTTGACCACATTGTAAACCAGTTAGGACTCAAGCCGCTTCAGTCTATACGCTCAAGGATGAGGGCACAGAGATATAAAGGAGAATTGAGTGGACCTGAAAGGGCACGCTGCGTCCTTGAAGAGCTTGGACCCACCTATGTTAAACTGGGACAGATATTGAGTATGAGACCTGACCTGATCCCTATTGAGTACACAAAGGAATTTGAAAAATTACAGGATACGGTTGCTCCCATTGATTTTACTGATGTAGAAAATATGATACGACAAGACCTGGGCGCATCCATTGAAGACCTGTTCATGTCCTTTGATACTCGGCCCATTGCCGCTGCGTCCATCGGTCAGGTACACAGGGCCCGGCTCCATGATAATACTGATGTTGTCGTAAAAGTCCAGCGCCCGGATATTAAAAAAGTTATTGATGCTGATCTTGATCTTATGTACAGTTTTACAGGGTTTATCGAGGAACATATACAAAATGCAAAATTATATAGACCGACCCAGCTGGTCGATGAGTTTTCAAGGTCGATCCACAGGGAACTGGATTACAATCTGGAAGCGCAGAACACAGACCGCTTCTTTCACAATTTCAGGGACGACCCTCACATCTATATCCCAAAAGTATATTGGGACTGTACAGGCGAACATGTGTTGACACTTGAGTATATCAAAGGCGTCAAGGCAACTGATTTTAATGCTATTGATGCCATGGGATATGATAGGGAAAGTATTGCTAATGCAGGTGCAAAGGCATTCTTAAAACAGGTATTCGAAGACGGGTTCTTTCATGCTGACATCCATCCGGGCAACGTACTCGTAATGGAAGACGGACGCATTGCATTACTTGACTTCGGAATGGTCGGGCATATCACGGGTGACGTCAAGAATGCGCTTGTGGATGTGCTTATTGCAATGACCGAGTATGATATTGACCGGTTTATCGAGATCAGTTATGACTTTGGTATTACCTCAGAAAATGTAAATATACCTGCATTGAAACTAGACCTGCTTGACCTGCTTGATAAATATTACGGCAGGTCACTGAAACAGCTCGACTG is a genomic window containing:
- a CDS encoding MFS transporter encodes the protein MLYPIVPLFLTLVLGAPMALVGLIEGAAESTASILKVVSGWYSDKTTKRKPFVVAGYSISAISKPLMALAYGWPLVLVARLMDRTGKGLRTSARDALIADSSDAAHRGRSFGLHRSMDTIGAVAGPLIALGVLYLSGDNYRLVFLAAFIPGLLSIILVTFFVSERKRPVTERISFKVSDFGRDYKVFLLITAIFALGNSSNVFLILRAENLGFSFYMVILSYVLFNIVSSLGAFPLGTLSDRWGRRNIMSAGFIVFGIVYFGFAWVHQSIYIWLLFIIYGLYEALTEGIGKAYVVDLVPSGKRGTALGIYHAASGFMMLFASIIAGLLWDILGPSAPFIYGGAVAALSAMLLVVLMPGDHRS
- a CDS encoding AarF/ABC1/UbiB kinase family protein gives rise to the protein MRFIRFRRYEVAKRYTKIVDTLLNYEFDHIVNQLGLKPLQSIRSRMRAQRYKGELSGPERARCVLEELGPTYVKLGQILSMRPDLIPIEYTKEFEKLQDTVAPIDFTDVENMIRQDLGASIEDLFMSFDTRPIAAASIGQVHRARLHDNTDVVVKVQRPDIKKVIDADLDLMYSFTGFIEEHIQNAKLYRPTQLVDEFSRSIHRELDYNLEAQNTDRFFHNFRDDPHIYIPKVYWDCTGEHVLTLEYIKGVKATDFNAIDAMGYDRESIANAGAKAFLKQVFEDGFFHADIHPGNVLVMEDGRIALLDFGMVGHITGDVKNALVDVLIAMTEYDIDRFIEISYDFGITSENVNIPALKLDLLDLLDKYYGRSLKQLDCGVVIGEIMALLRRHQAMVPSNIALLSKGLITIGGFGMQMVPDFNISVLIEPYAKRLIKKRMRPDIILKNTVKDASNLMRYMHKMPRQMSHILDYAEKGYMTIQFEHHGLNRIITGLDVSSNRLSFSMILSALIIGSALIIQTGIEPHIWGIPALGLIGFLVTGILGMGLVIYILRTGHI
- a CDS encoding ribose-phosphate diphosphokinase, which translates into the protein MKIIGGPASQLLASRVAAELNCELALCKFKTFPDDEKYIRIMDDIGPEAVIVQSTTTDSDLILLLQLIDACSSADLIHVVIPYMGYARQDKIFNQGEALSARAVARTIEADNMITVNIHEDSVINYFRCNSVNVNVAPLMGRFVSVMDLHDPVILAPDKGAKELAASAAKEMGIEYDHLEKKRISGDTVEVSPKNLDVRGRDVVILDDIISTGGTMAEAVRMLGEQGALDVYVACIHPVLAGSAVNKLYHSGVKDLIATDTIERAVSRVTVAPMLAQALKEL